From a region of the Streptomyces sp. NBC_00193 genome:
- the xseA gene encoding exodeoxyribonuclease VII large subunit, which yields MGLNSSADAPLPVGQVSRLIGGWIDKLGQVWVEGQITQLSRRPGAGVVFLTLRDPSHDISLSVTCFRQVFDEVADSVTEGARVVVLAKPEWYAPRGQLSLRATEIRPVGIGELLARLERLKRSLASEGLFALDRKKPLPFLPQLIGLVVGRASAAERDVLENARRRWPAVRFEVRNVAVQGVHAVPQVIQAVKELDSMPEVDVIIVARGGGSVEDLLPFSDEEVVRTVAAARTPVVSAIGHEPDSPLLDLVADLRASTPTDAAKKVVPDVGEELERVRQLQGRGLRAVRGLLDREERGLAHALARPVFIHPQRMVETREAEVDALLARSRRTLGHLLDRADSELAHTLARVVALSPAATLERGYAVLQRADGHVVRSPEDVSAGDVLRARVAEGAFSVEVAEDPA from the coding sequence ATGGGTCTGAATTCGTCGGCTGACGCGCCGCTGCCGGTCGGTCAGGTGTCCCGGCTCATCGGGGGCTGGATCGACAAGCTCGGCCAGGTGTGGGTGGAAGGGCAGATCACGCAGCTCTCGCGGCGGCCGGGAGCGGGGGTGGTCTTCCTGACGCTGCGCGATCCCTCGCACGACATCTCCCTCAGCGTGACCTGCTTCCGGCAGGTCTTCGACGAGGTCGCGGACTCCGTGACGGAGGGCGCGCGCGTCGTCGTCCTGGCCAAGCCCGAGTGGTACGCCCCGCGCGGGCAGCTGTCCCTGCGGGCCACCGAGATACGGCCCGTGGGCATCGGCGAGCTGCTCGCCCGGCTGGAGCGGCTCAAGCGCTCCCTCGCCTCCGAGGGACTCTTCGCGCTGGACCGCAAGAAGCCGCTGCCGTTCCTGCCGCAGCTGATCGGGCTGGTGGTCGGGCGCGCCTCGGCGGCCGAGCGCGACGTGCTGGAGAACGCCCGGCGCAGGTGGCCGGCGGTCCGCTTCGAGGTCCGCAACGTCGCCGTCCAGGGGGTGCACGCGGTGCCCCAGGTGATCCAGGCGGTCAAGGAGCTGGACTCGATGCCCGAGGTCGACGTGATCATCGTGGCCCGCGGCGGCGGCAGCGTGGAGGACCTGCTGCCCTTCTCCGACGAGGAGGTCGTACGGACCGTCGCGGCGGCCCGTACCCCCGTGGTCTCGGCGATCGGGCACGAGCCGGACTCCCCACTGCTCGACCTGGTCGCGGACCTGCGCGCATCCACGCCCACGGACGCGGCGAAGAAGGTGGTCCCGGACGTCGGCGAGGAGCTGGAGCGGGTGCGCCAGCTGCAGGGCCGGGGGCTGCGCGCCGTGCGCGGGCTGCTCGACCGGGAGGAGCGGGGGCTCGCCCACGCGCTCGCGCGGCCGGTCTTCATCCACCCCCAGCGGATGGTGGAGACCCGGGAGGCGGAGGTGGACGCGCTGCTGGCGCGCAGCCGCCGGACCCTGGGGCACTTGCTGGACCGGGCCGATTCGGAGCTGGCGCACACCCTCGCCCGCGTGGTGGCGCTGTCCCCGGCCGCCACCCTGGAGCGCGGGTACGCGGTGCTGCAGCGGGCCGACGGGCACGTGGTGCGCTCGCCCGAGGACGTGTCGGCGGGCGACGTGCTGCGGGCGCGCGTGGCGGAGGGCGCGTTCTCGGTGGAGGTCGCGGAGGACCCCGCATAG
- a CDS encoding toll/interleukin-1 receptor domain-containing protein: protein MHDIFVNYRTGDEESVATLIDRELARRFGRERTFFASNSIELGHRFPDELVDAVEECEALIAVIGPRWAEVRGTDGRPALESEQDWTRREIRTALDRGALVIPVLVGRATRIDRTMLPEDLQGLADCQYSRFDHRDAEAGLMALGDSLARQLPALGTADRDAPAARKRAEPKARENRAPDAGPTRMRTRDVEQRVRGGIGNLNGDLSGTFVNEPQGPVNTGRGSQYNAPHFEGDNTGVQFTAGDNSGTVHQRFEGERRSSDEA from the coding sequence ATGCACGACATCTTCGTCAACTACCGCACAGGCGATGAGGAATCCGTGGCCACCCTGATCGATCGGGAGCTGGCCCGCCGGTTCGGCCGCGAGCGGACCTTCTTCGCCAGCAACTCGATCGAGCTCGGACACCGCTTCCCGGATGAACTGGTCGACGCGGTCGAGGAGTGCGAAGCACTCATCGCCGTGATCGGCCCGCGCTGGGCAGAGGTACGGGGGACCGACGGCCGCCCCGCCCTCGAAAGCGAGCAGGACTGGACCCGCCGTGAGATCCGGACTGCGCTCGACCGCGGGGCTCTGGTGATCCCCGTGCTCGTAGGAAGGGCCACACGGATCGATCGCACCATGCTCCCGGAGGATCTGCAGGGACTGGCGGACTGCCAGTACAGCCGCTTCGACCACCGCGACGCCGAGGCAGGCCTGATGGCACTCGGCGACTCCCTCGCCCGGCAGCTGCCCGCGCTGGGGACCGCCGACCGGGACGCCCCTGCGGCGCGGAAGCGGGCGGAGCCGAAGGCCCGCGAGAACCGGGCCCCGGATGCCGGGCCCACGAGGATGCGGACGCGCGACGTCGAGCAGCGTGTACGCGGCGGCATCGGAAACCTCAACGGCGATCTGTCCGGCACCTTCGTCAACGAGCCGCAGGGGCCCGTGAACACCGGTCGGGGAAGCCAGTACAACGCACCGCACTTCGAGGGGGACAACACTGGGGTCCAGTTCACGGCGGGCGACAACAGCGGTACCGTCCACCAGCGCTTCGAGGGCGAGCGCCGGTCCTCGGACGAGGCGTGA
- a CDS encoding exodeoxyribonuclease VII small subunit, which yields MAETDTALGYEQARDELIEVVRKLEAGGTSLEDSLALWERGEELAKVCRHWLEGARARLDSALAAREAAEGAGGE from the coding sequence ATGGCCGAGACCGATACGGCGCTGGGGTACGAGCAGGCCCGGGACGAACTGATCGAGGTCGTCCGCAAGCTGGAGGCCGGCGGCACCTCGCTGGAGGACTCCCTCGCGCTCTGGGAGCGCGGCGAGGAGCTCGCGAAGGTGTGCCGCCACTGGCTGGAGGGGGCCCGCGCCCGGCTGGACTCGGCGCTGGCGGCGCGCGAGGCGGCGGAGGGCGCCGGCGGGGAGTGA
- the ychF gene encoding redox-regulated ATPase YchF — protein sequence MSLTIGIVGLPNVGKSTLFNALTKNDVLAANYPFATIEPNVGVVGVPDARLGVLAGIFGSQKLLPATVDFVDIAGIVRGASEGEGLGNKFLANIRESDAICQVIRAFKDENVVHVDGKVSPKDDIETINTELILADLQSIEKAVPRLTKESRLQKEKIAVLAAVEKAVKILEAGDTLFSHGITKGTEQGDLLHELHLLTVKPFLYVFNVDEDELTDEAFKAEQSALVAPAEAIFLNAKLEAELIELDDDEALELLQSVGQEEPGMATLGRVGFATLGLQTYLTAGPKETRAWTIKKGATAPEAAGVIHTDFQRGFIKAEIISFEDLVACGSVAEARAKGKARMEGKDYVMQDGDVVEFRFNV from the coding sequence GTGTCGCTCACGATCGGAATCGTCGGCCTGCCGAATGTCGGCAAGTCGACCCTGTTCAACGCCCTGACCAAGAACGACGTGCTGGCGGCCAACTACCCGTTCGCCACGATCGAGCCGAACGTCGGCGTCGTCGGCGTTCCGGACGCCCGCCTCGGCGTCCTGGCCGGCATCTTCGGCTCGCAGAAGCTCCTCCCGGCCACGGTCGACTTCGTCGACATCGCGGGCATCGTGCGCGGTGCGTCGGAGGGCGAGGGCCTCGGCAACAAGTTCCTCGCGAACATCCGCGAGTCGGACGCGATCTGCCAGGTCATCCGCGCCTTCAAGGACGAGAACGTCGTCCACGTCGACGGCAAGGTCTCGCCGAAGGACGACATCGAGACCATCAACACCGAGCTGATCCTCGCGGACCTCCAGTCCATCGAGAAGGCGGTGCCGCGCCTGACGAAGGAGTCCCGCCTCCAGAAGGAGAAGATCGCGGTCCTGGCGGCCGTCGAGAAGGCCGTGAAGATCCTCGAAGCGGGCGACACCCTCTTCTCGCACGGCATCACGAAGGGCACGGAGCAGGGCGACCTCCTCCACGAGCTCCACCTCCTCACGGTCAAGCCGTTCCTGTACGTCTTCAACGTGGACGAGGACGAGCTGACGGACGAGGCCTTCAAGGCCGAGCAGAGCGCGCTGGTGGCCCCGGCCGAGGCGATCTTCCTGAACGCCAAGCTGGAGGCCGAGCTCATCGAGCTCGACGACGACGAGGCCCTCGAGCTCCTCCAGTCGGTCGGCCAGGAGGAGCCGGGCATGGCCACCCTCGGCCGCGTCGGCTTCGCCACCCTGGGCCTGCAGACCTACCTGACGGCCGGCCCGAAGGAAACCCGCGCCTGGACCATCAAGAAGGGCGCCACCGCCCCCGAGGCCGCCGGCGTGATCCACACCGACTTCCAGCGCGGCTTCATCAAGGCGGAGATCATCTCCTTCGAGGACCTGGTCGCCTGCGGCTCGGTGGCCGAGGCCCGCGCCAAGGGCAAGGCCCGCATGGAAGGCAAGGACTACGTCATGCAGGACGGCGACGTGGTGGAGTTCCGCTTCAACGTGTAG
- a CDS encoding helix-turn-helix domain-containing protein has translation MSTTSLFGPELRRLRQEAGLTLTEFAAALNYDKGHLSKVERGERLASPELAQRCDAFLGANGQLHGLAVRPGTDSCTSETPTAPSPWLVGRRELLAAGTGALIDLGLKRAGQPSPVTDPLLPSFHAQFGQLRRLGQSTAPKVLLPLLEIQTRTVTGLAADSSSAATRASTLLLASRFAEFTGWMAQEAGDSRAALGWTAEAAELARAGGDPYLGSYALVRRALVTLYGGDAVGTVGLARRAQSGELPPRIRGLAAQREAQGHALAGEERACLRSLERARELLGSDDARSGADPVIGTTHVSDPAAMTTGWCLYDLGRPKAAADVLDQECRRLPPHALRTRARYGFRRSLAHAASGEVEHACTIAGELLGLMPVVPSATVNSDVRRLARELSRFRSSRSVRDLQPVLARVLAPAHD, from the coding sequence ATGAGTACTACTTCGCTTTTCGGCCCGGAACTTCGCCGATTACGACAGGAAGCGGGGCTGACTCTGACCGAGTTCGCCGCGGCGCTCAACTACGACAAGGGGCACCTCAGCAAGGTCGAGCGCGGGGAGCGTCTCGCGTCCCCCGAACTGGCCCAGCGGTGCGACGCCTTCCTCGGTGCGAACGGCCAGCTGCACGGCCTGGCAGTCCGGCCCGGTACCGACTCCTGCACCTCCGAAACCCCCACCGCCCCGAGCCCCTGGCTCGTCGGACGCCGGGAGCTCCTTGCCGCGGGTACGGGGGCGCTGATCGACCTCGGCCTGAAACGCGCCGGTCAGCCGTCCCCTGTCACCGACCCCCTCCTGCCCTCCTTCCACGCCCAGTTCGGCCAGCTGCGAAGGCTCGGTCAGTCCACCGCCCCGAAGGTCCTGCTCCCGCTGCTGGAGATACAGACGCGCACGGTCACCGGCCTGGCTGCCGACAGCTCGTCCGCCGCCACTCGGGCCTCGACGCTCCTGCTCGCGTCGCGGTTCGCGGAGTTCACCGGCTGGATGGCCCAGGAGGCCGGAGACAGCCGCGCGGCACTGGGCTGGACCGCTGAGGCTGCCGAACTGGCGCGCGCCGGGGGCGATCCGTACCTCGGTTCCTACGCGCTCGTGCGCCGAGCCCTGGTCACGCTCTACGGCGGGGACGCCGTCGGAACCGTCGGCCTCGCCCGGCGGGCCCAGAGCGGCGAACTCCCTCCGCGCATCCGGGGCCTCGCGGCCCAGCGGGAGGCGCAGGGCCACGCCCTCGCCGGCGAGGAACGCGCGTGCCTGCGCAGTCTTGAAAGAGCACGTGAGCTGCTCGGCAGCGACGATGCCCGCAGCGGCGCCGACCCCGTCATCGGTACCACCCACGTGAGCGACCCAGCGGCGATGACGACCGGCTGGTGCCTGTACGACCTCGGCCGGCCCAAGGCCGCCGCCGATGTCCTCGACCAGGAGTGCCGCCGCCTCCCGCCGCACGCATTGCGCACCCGCGCCCGGTACGGCTTCCGCAGGTCCTTGGCGCACGCCGCCTCCGGCGAGGTCGAGCACGCGTGCACGATCGCGGGGGAGCTTCTGGGGCTGATGCCGGTCGTTCCCTCGGCGACGGTGAACAGCGACGTCAGACGTCTGGCGCGGGAACTGTCCCGGTTCCGCAGCAGCCGGTCCGTACGCGATCTGCAGCCCGTGCTGGCCCGGGTACTCGCTCCCGCTCACGACTGA
- the ppgK gene encoding polyphosphate--glucose phosphotransferase: MEIFGVDIGGSGIKGAPVDLNRGDLAQERHKVLTPQPATPDGVAGCVVEVVRHFDWDGPVGVTFPGVVTGGVTRSAANMDKAWVGVDTAALLSSRLDGRPVTVLNDADAAGVAEMAYGAGRGVDGTVILLTLGTGIGSALFTDGHLVPNSELGHLELKGHDAETRASVKAKDDGDLTWEHWARRVGKYLAHVEMLFSPDLFIIGGGVSRKPDKFLPLIEGVRARIVPAELQNNAGIVGAAMAARSAAQ; the protein is encoded by the coding sequence ATGGAGATCTTCGGCGTGGACATCGGCGGTTCCGGGATCAAGGGCGCTCCCGTGGACCTGAACCGTGGCGACCTGGCGCAGGAGCGCCACAAGGTGCTGACACCGCAGCCGGCCACCCCCGACGGGGTGGCCGGCTGCGTCGTCGAGGTGGTGCGCCACTTCGACTGGGACGGCCCGGTGGGGGTGACCTTCCCGGGGGTGGTCACCGGCGGGGTGACCCGGTCGGCGGCCAACATGGACAAGGCCTGGGTCGGTGTGGACACGGCGGCGCTGCTCTCCTCGCGCCTGGACGGCCGCCCGGTGACGGTCCTGAACGACGCGGACGCGGCCGGGGTCGCGGAGATGGCCTACGGGGCGGGGCGCGGGGTCGACGGCACCGTCATCCTGCTCACGCTGGGCACCGGGATCGGCAGCGCGCTCTTCACGGACGGGCACCTGGTGCCCAACAGCGAGCTGGGCCACCTGGAGCTGAAGGGCCACGACGCGGAGACGCGGGCCTCGGTGAAGGCGAAGGACGACGGGGACCTGACCTGGGAGCACTGGGCGCGCCGGGTCGGGAAGTACCTGGCGCACGTGGAGATGCTGTTCTCCCCGGACCTCTTCATCATCGGCGGGGGCGTGAGCCGCAAGCCGGACAAGTTCCTGCCGCTGATCGAGGGGGTCCGGGCACGGATCGTGCCGGCGGAGCTGCAGAACAACGCGGGCATCGTGGGCGCGGCGATGGCGGCGCGCTCGGCGGCGCAGTAG
- a CDS encoding APC family permease encodes MASATDPSTPPGPSGASGPPGGPSAAPGTSLRRSLGFRDLVVYGLLFIAPMAPVGVFGTLDAKSHGAVALVYLFATVAMAFTAFSYAQMVRVAPQAGSVFTYARKGLGEGPGLIAGWMAMLDYLLIPAVAYLFSGIAMNALVPEVSRWVWTALAVVVTTLLNLWGVRAAARVGFAVLAMEIAVLLVFLVSAVTVLARGAEHRAWLSPFTGDGSLGGFSMAAVLGAVSVAVLSYLGFDAIASFAEEVTGGSAKVARAVLFCLALTGVLFIAQTYLAALLSPLSAAELAAEPGKQGSAFYTTVEASVGMWLHDLVAVSKAIGAAFAALAGQAAAGRLIFAMARERRLPRALAHTSHGTPRPALLVAATVTLIAAVWAARRDDGLDHLVSVVDIGALVAFTLLHASVVGWFVVKRREGAPNWFKHLVIPVLGAAVTIAVIVEASWTAQLVGAVWLLVGLGVLVAQRGRRGEDEGSRPDAGVGAGG; translated from the coding sequence ATGGCGTCCGCGACGGATCCCAGTACGCCGCCCGGCCCGTCCGGCGCTTCCGGCCCGCCCGGCGGCCCGTCCGCCGCGCCCGGCACCTCGCTGCGCCGCAGTCTCGGCTTCCGGGACCTGGTGGTCTACGGGCTGCTCTTCATCGCCCCCATGGCCCCGGTCGGGGTCTTCGGCACCCTCGACGCCAAATCGCACGGCGCCGTCGCCCTCGTCTACCTCTTCGCGACCGTCGCGATGGCCTTCACGGCCTTCTCCTACGCGCAGATGGTGCGCGTGGCCCCGCAGGCCGGCTCCGTCTTCACGTACGCCCGCAAGGGCCTCGGCGAGGGTCCCGGGCTGATCGCCGGCTGGATGGCGATGCTCGACTACCTGCTGATCCCGGCGGTCGCGTACCTCTTCTCCGGGATCGCCATGAACGCCCTGGTCCCGGAGGTCTCCCGGTGGGTGTGGACGGCCCTGGCGGTGGTCGTGACCACCCTGCTGAACCTGTGGGGCGTACGGGCCGCCGCGCGGGTGGGCTTCGCCGTGCTGGCCATGGAGATCGCGGTGCTGCTGGTGTTCCTGGTCTCGGCGGTGACGGTACTGGCCCGGGGCGCGGAGCACCGCGCCTGGCTCTCCCCCTTCACCGGGGACGGCTCGCTCGGCGGCTTCTCCATGGCCGCCGTGCTCGGCGCGGTCTCGGTGGCGGTCCTGTCCTACCTGGGCTTCGACGCCATCGCCTCCTTCGCCGAGGAGGTCACCGGAGGCAGCGCCAAGGTGGCGCGGGCGGTGCTGTTCTGCCTGGCGCTGACCGGGGTGCTGTTCATCGCCCAGACCTACCTGGCGGCCCTCCTCAGCCCCCTGTCGGCGGCGGAGCTGGCGGCCGAGCCGGGGAAGCAGGGCTCGGCCTTCTACACCACGGTCGAGGCCTCCGTAGGGATGTGGCTGCACGACCTGGTCGCCGTCAGCAAGGCCATCGGGGCCGCCTTCGCGGCCCTGGCCGGGCAGGCCGCGGCGGGCCGGCTGATCTTCGCGATGGCCCGCGAGCGGCGGCTGCCCCGCGCCCTGGCGCACACCTCGCACGGGACCCCGCGCCCGGCCCTGCTGGTGGCGGCGACGGTCACCCTGATCGCGGCCGTGTGGGCGGCCCGGCGCGACGACGGGCTGGACCACCTGGTGTCGGTGGTCGACATCGGGGCGCTGGTGGCGTTCACGCTGCTGCACGCCTCGGTGGTCGGCTGGTTCGTGGTCAAGCGCCGCGAGGGGGCTCCGAACTGGTTCAAGCACCTGGTGATCCCGGTCCTCGGCGCCGCCGTGACCATCGCGGTGATCGTCGAGGCCTCGTGGACGGCGCAACTGGTGGGGGCGGTGTGGCTGCTGGTGGGCCTGGGCGTCCTGGTGGCCCAGCGCGGGCGACGCGGGGAGGACGAAGGCTCCCGGCCCGACGCCGGTGTCGGTGCGGGCGGTTAG
- a CDS encoding PucR family transcriptional regulator, with amino-acid sequence MRLRELLDDTELGLLLLVGHATDETGSSADGLLDRVISAVATNDLADPGRFLTGGELVLTGLAWWRADGDAESFVRVLRRAGVTALAAGEVEHGLVPHDLVRACRRHGLPLIAVRPETSFAAVTERVLRRLHRRDPGSPAGPASVASPASVASPASVASLAALVERHRRLLADRAAPDSVLELLRHTLGLDVRVLSATGRQIAGARPPLPAKTAAALAARHLAARRAGGTAPHTVTVGARLYSLVPVPVPVPLPLPGPGLPRQAAELGDWLLVMESDTSLWPAPDRELLDRTAELVADARSAHEQSKTARNDLADRSLALLHDSSVPAEEIPVRLRSTAQAVVSGVGHWPRCQFVVASGERHAAGPVPAAALRVLLEEALVQEDGPVPVSSQDIAATVDGDRAVLLVLVPEPSDTRPDPALDHAALQRRLSAALARWLGPGDSVSVGVSSPVAEPGNARRSLEQAHNALRIAHAAPERVTVRGPEDLTSHILTLLPLIPAEARRAFAARLLGPLRDHDARHRTDLLATLEAFLDCEASWTACAARLHLHVNSLRRRIARIEHLTDRDLSRLETRLDFLAALKSG; translated from the coding sequence ATGCGGCTGCGTGAACTCCTGGACGACACCGAGCTCGGACTGCTCCTGCTCGTCGGCCATGCCACCGACGAGACCGGCTCCTCGGCCGACGGCCTGCTCGACCGGGTCATTTCCGCCGTCGCGACCAACGACCTGGCCGACCCCGGCCGCTTCCTCACCGGCGGAGAGCTCGTCCTCACGGGGCTCGCCTGGTGGCGCGCGGACGGCGACGCCGAGTCGTTCGTACGCGTCCTGCGCCGGGCGGGCGTCACGGCCCTCGCGGCGGGCGAGGTCGAGCACGGACTCGTCCCGCACGACCTGGTGCGCGCCTGCCGGCGCCACGGGCTCCCGCTGATCGCCGTACGGCCGGAGACCTCGTTCGCCGCGGTCACCGAGCGCGTCCTGCGTCGGCTGCACCGCCGGGACCCCGGCAGCCCCGCCGGCCCGGCCTCCGTGGCCTCCCCGGCCTCCGTGGCCTCCCCGGCCTCCGTGGCCTCCCTCGCCGCCCTGGTCGAACGCCACCGCCGGCTCCTCGCCGACCGGGCCGCCCCGGACTCCGTACTGGAGCTGCTGCGGCACACCCTCGGCCTCGACGTGCGCGTCCTGTCCGCGACCGGACGCCAGATCGCCGGAGCCCGGCCGCCGCTGCCCGCCAAGACCGCGGCGGCACTGGCCGCCCGCCACCTCGCCGCCCGCCGCGCGGGCGGGACGGCCCCGCACACCGTCACGGTCGGGGCCCGCCTCTACTCCCTCGTACCGGTGCCGGTGCCGGTGCCGTTGCCGTTGCCGGGACCCGGACTCCCCCGCCAGGCCGCCGAACTGGGCGACTGGCTGCTCGTCATGGAGTCCGACACCTCGCTCTGGCCCGCCCCCGACCGGGAACTCCTCGACCGCACCGCCGAACTGGTCGCCGACGCCCGCTCCGCCCACGAACAGTCCAAGACGGCCCGCAACGACCTGGCCGACCGGTCCCTCGCCCTGCTGCACGACAGCAGCGTCCCGGCCGAGGAGATCCCCGTCCGCCTGCGCAGCACCGCGCAGGCCGTGGTCAGCGGGGTCGGCCACTGGCCGCGCTGCCAGTTCGTGGTCGCCTCGGGCGAGCGCCACGCAGCCGGCCCCGTCCCCGCCGCAGCCCTGCGCGTCCTCCTGGAGGAGGCCCTGGTCCAGGAGGACGGCCCGGTGCCGGTCTCCTCGCAGGACATCGCCGCCACCGTCGACGGCGACCGGGCCGTACTCCTCGTCCTGGTTCCCGAGCCCTCGGACACCCGTCCCGACCCGGCCCTCGACCACGCCGCGCTCCAGCGCAGGCTCTCCGCGGCGCTCGCCCGCTGGCTCGGCCCGGGGGACAGCGTCTCCGTCGGCGTCAGCTCCCCGGTGGCCGAGCCGGGCAACGCCCGCCGGTCGCTGGAGCAGGCCCACAACGCCCTGCGGATCGCCCACGCCGCCCCCGAGCGGGTGACCGTCCGCGGCCCCGAGGACCTCACCTCGCACATCCTGACCCTGCTCCCCCTGATCCCGGCCGAAGCCCGCCGGGCCTTCGCCGCCCGCCTCCTGGGCCCCCTGCGCGATCACGACGCCCGCCACCGGACCGACCTCCTGGCCACCTTGGAGGCCTTCCTCGACTGCGAAGCCTCCTGGACCGCCTGCGCGGCCCGCCTCCACCTCCACGTGAACTCGCTGCGCCGGCGCATCGCCCGCATCGAACACCTCACGGACCGCGACCTGTCCCGCCTGGAAACCCGGCTGGACTTCCTGGCGGCCCTGAAATCCGGCTGA
- a CDS encoding DUF6542 domain-containing protein: MPRPRLTGLGGGLFACAAMFLIGGLDWLLFDASLFVYGLLFLPVAAATALWVRPADLITAPITAPIAFAAGVWPVSGGSGGFAGEVMGLVSALSLHAGWLYAGTLVAALITVVRKAVLIGRRRMPRRVA; the protein is encoded by the coding sequence CTGCCCCGGCCCCGGCTGACGGGGCTCGGCGGCGGGCTCTTCGCCTGCGCCGCGATGTTCCTGATCGGCGGCCTCGACTGGCTGCTGTTCGACGCCTCGCTCTTCGTCTACGGCCTGCTGTTCCTGCCCGTGGCGGCCGCCACGGCCCTGTGGGTGCGGCCCGCCGACCTGATCACCGCGCCGATCACCGCCCCGATCGCCTTCGCCGCCGGAGTGTGGCCCGTGTCGGGCGGCTCCGGCGGCTTCGCGGGCGAGGTGATGGGGCTGGTGTCCGCGCTGTCCCTGCACGCCGGCTGGCTGTACGCCGGCACGCTCGTGGCCGCGCTGATCACGGTGGTGCGCAAGGCCGTCCTCATCGGCCGCCGGCGGATGCCCCGACGCGTCGCGTGA
- a CDS encoding 4-hydroxy-3-methylbut-2-enyl diphosphate reductase, with protein sequence MEPMTADAPAPASRRVLLAAPRGYCAGVDRAVIAVEKALEQYGAPVYVRHEIVHNKYVVKTLENKGAIFVERTEEVPEGSIVMFSAHGVAPVVHEEAARGKLATIDATCPLVTKVHKEAIRYANEDFDILLIGHEGHEEVIGTSGEAPDHITIVDGPHDVEKVTVRDESKVVWLSQTTLSVDETMETVDALKTRFPLLVSPPSDDICYATSNRQEAVKVMGKDCDLVIVVGSKNSSNSIRLVEVALDAGAKASYLVDFASEIDEAWLQGVTTVGLTSGASVPEVLVDEVLEWLAARGYGDVEIVKTAEESIVFSLPKELRRDLRAEAAELVATPGSAPGAQK encoded by the coding sequence ATGGAGCCCATGACTGCTGACGCCCCCGCTCCCGCATCCCGCCGCGTTCTGCTGGCCGCCCCGCGCGGCTACTGCGCGGGCGTGGACCGAGCCGTGATCGCCGTCGAGAAGGCTCTCGAACAGTACGGCGCGCCGGTCTACGTGCGGCACGAGATCGTGCACAACAAGTACGTCGTGAAGACGCTGGAGAACAAGGGCGCCATCTTCGTGGAGCGGACGGAGGAGGTTCCCGAGGGCTCCATCGTGATGTTCTCCGCGCACGGCGTGGCCCCGGTGGTGCACGAGGAGGCGGCCCGCGGCAAGCTCGCGACGATCGACGCCACCTGCCCGCTGGTCACCAAGGTGCACAAGGAAGCGATCCGCTACGCGAACGAGGACTTCGACATCCTCCTCATCGGCCACGAGGGCCACGAGGAGGTCATCGGCACCTCCGGCGAGGCCCCGGACCACATCACGATCGTGGACGGCCCGCACGACGTGGAGAAGGTCACCGTCCGCGACGAGTCGAAGGTCGTCTGGCTGTCGCAGACCACCCTCTCCGTCGACGAGACGATGGAGACGGTCGACGCCCTGAAGACCAGGTTCCCGCTGCTCGTCTCGCCGCCGAGCGACGACATCTGCTACGCCACCTCGAACCGCCAGGAGGCGGTCAAGGTGATGGGCAAGGACTGCGACCTGGTCATCGTCGTCGGCTCCAAGAACTCCTCGAACTCCATCCGCCTCGTCGAGGTCGCCCTCGACGCGGGCGCGAAGGCCTCGTACCTGGTCGACTTCGCGAGCGAGATCGACGAGGCCTGGCTCCAGGGCGTCACCACCGTCGGTCTGACCTCGGGCGCCTCGGTGCCGGAGGTGCTCGTCGACGAGGTGCTGGAATGGCTCGCCGCGCGCGGGTACGGGGACGTGGAGATCGTCAAGACGGCCGAGGAGTCCATCGTCTTCTCCCTGCCCAAGGAACTGCGCCGCGACCTGCGCGCGGAGGCGGCGGAGCTCGTCGCCACGCCGGGCTCGGCGCCGGGCGCACAGAAGTAG
- a CDS encoding malonic semialdehyde reductase, which yields MSLVLDAAAQDLLFREARTANTFSDEPVTEEQVQAIYDLVKFGPTAFNQTPLRITLVRSPEARERLVKHMAEGNQAKTAAAPLVAILSADNEFHEELPQLLPHFPQAKDAFFSERPVREQSALVNSALQAAYFIIGVRAAGLAAGPMTGLDFAGIQKEFLDGDHTPLMVINIGKPGEDAWFPRSPRLEFDQVITTV from the coding sequence ATGTCTCTCGTTCTCGACGCCGCCGCTCAGGACCTCCTCTTCCGCGAGGCCCGCACCGCCAACACGTTCTCCGACGAGCCGGTGACCGAGGAGCAGGTCCAGGCGATCTACGACCTGGTGAAGTTCGGCCCGACCGCCTTCAACCAGACGCCGCTGCGCATCACCCTGGTCCGCTCCCCCGAGGCCCGCGAGCGCCTCGTGAAGCACATGGCCGAGGGCAACCAGGCCAAGACCGCCGCCGCACCGCTGGTCGCGATCCTGTCCGCGGACAACGAGTTCCACGAGGAGCTCCCGCAGCTGCTCCCGCACTTCCCGCAGGCCAAGGACGCCTTCTTCTCCGAGCGCCCGGTCCGCGAGCAGTCCGCGCTGGTCAACTCCGCGCTGCAGGCCGCGTACTTCATCATCGGCGTCCGCGCCGCCGGCCTGGCCGCCGGCCCGATGACCGGCCTGGACTTCGCCGGCATCCAGAAGGAGTTCCTGGACGGCGACCACACCCCGCTGATGGTCATCAACATCGGCAAGCCGGGCGAGGACGCCTGGTTCCCGCGCTCCCCGCGCCTGGAGTTCGACCAGGTCATCACGACCGTCTGA